Proteins encoded by one window of Polaribacter haliotis:
- the def gene encoding peptide deformylase: MILPIVAYGDPVLRKVAVDIEPDYKDLNKLISNMKETMYNASGVGLAAPQIGKAIRLFIIDASPFAEDEDLSEKDRETLKNFNRVFINAQILEEEGDEWAFNEGCLSIPDVREDVFRQPKITIEYQDEEFKMHTETLEGLAARVFQHEYDHIEGILFTDKLSSLKKRIIKKKLDNISKGKINAEYRMRFPNIKKGK; encoded by the coding sequence ATGATTTTACCAATTGTTGCTTACGGAGATCCTGTTTTAAGAAAAGTAGCTGTAGATATAGAACCAGATTATAAAGATTTAAACAAATTAATCTCCAATATGAAGGAAACTATGTACAATGCTTCTGGTGTTGGTTTAGCAGCTCCACAAATTGGAAAAGCGATTCGTTTATTTATTATTGATGCCTCGCCTTTTGCAGAAGATGAAGATTTATCTGAAAAAGATAGAGAAACATTAAAAAACTTTAATAGAGTTTTTATTAATGCGCAAATTTTAGAAGAAGAAGGAGACGAATGGGCATTTAACGAAGGTTGTTTAAGTATTCCTGATGTTAGAGAAGATGTTTTTCGTCAACCAAAAATAACCATTGAATATCAAGATGAAGAATTTAAAATGCATACAGAAACCCTAGAAGGTTTGGCTGCAAGAGTTTTTCAGCATGAATACGATCATATTGAAGGAATTTTGTTTACAGACAAACTTTCTTCACTAAAGAAAAGAATTATAAAAAAGAAATTAGACAACATTTCTAAAGGAAAAATTAACGCAGAATATAGAATGCGTTTTCCGAATATCAAAAAAGGTAAATAG
- a CDS encoding DUF5606 family protein yields the protein MEFNKIISVTAKPGLYQVVSQSKNAIIVESLTDKKRLAVNATQNVSLLENIAIYTFEEDKPLLEVFKAMFEKTEGKEAISHKESSKKLEAFFAEVLPDYDDERVYTSNIKKVIQWFNLLVKSGMDFSKIEATSAEANSETTSEDSE from the coding sequence ATGGAATTTAATAAAATTATCTCTGTTACTGCTAAACCAGGTTTATACCAAGTAGTTTCTCAATCTAAAAATGCAATTATTGTAGAATCGTTAACAGACAAAAAACGTTTGGCAGTTAATGCAACACAAAATGTTAGTTTGTTAGAAAATATTGCAATTTATACTTTCGAAGAAGACAAACCTTTGTTAGAAGTTTTTAAAGCAATGTTCGAAAAAACAGAAGGAAAAGAAGCAATTTCTCACAAAGAAAGTAGTAAAAAACTAGAAGCTTTTTTTGCAGAAGTTTTACCTGATTATGATGATGAGAGAGTGTATACTTCAAATATTAAAAAAGTAATTCAGTGGTTTAACTTATTAGTAAAATCTGGAATGGATTTTTCTAAAATTGAAGCAACTTCTGCTGAAGCAAATTCTGAAACAACTTCAGAAGATAGTGAGTAG
- the mazG gene encoding nucleoside triphosphate pyrophosphohydrolase — MNTRKQQLAAFNRLLDIMDELREQCPWDKKQTLESLRHLTIEETYELADAILDNDLQEIKKELGDVLLHIVFYAKIGSEKKAFDIADVANSICDKLVSRHPHIYGDVKVENEEDVKRNWEQLKLKEGKVSVLEGVPKSLPAVVKASRIQEKVAGVGFDWEKPEQVWEKVQEELGELNEEIKAGNKENTEKEFGDVLFSMINYARFIDVNPENALEKTNKKFINRFQYLEKAAKKEGKNLSDMSLNEMDIYWERSKEFFK, encoded by the coding sequence ATGAATACAAGAAAACAGCAATTAGCCGCATTCAATCGTTTGTTAGATATTATGGACGAGCTTCGTGAGCAATGTCCTTGGGATAAAAAACAAACTTTAGAAAGCCTACGTCACTTAACTATTGAAGAAACGTATGAATTAGCGGATGCTATTCTCGATAATGATTTACAAGAGATTAAAAAAGAATTAGGCGATGTATTATTACACATTGTATTTTATGCAAAAATTGGAAGTGAGAAAAAAGCTTTTGATATTGCTGATGTAGCCAATTCAATTTGCGATAAATTAGTTTCCAGACACCCACATATTTATGGAGATGTAAAAGTTGAAAATGAGGAAGATGTAAAACGCAACTGGGAGCAATTAAAACTAAAAGAAGGCAAAGTATCTGTTTTAGAAGGTGTTCCTAAAAGTTTGCCAGCAGTTGTAAAAGCAAGCAGGATTCAAGAAAAAGTAGCTGGAGTAGGTTTCGATTGGGAAAAACCTGAACAAGTTTGGGAAAAAGTACAAGAAGAACTTGGCGAATTAAACGAAGAAATTAAAGCAGGAAATAAAGAAAATACCGAAAAAGAATTCGGAGATGTTTTATTTTCCATGATAAACTACGCTCGTTTTATAGATGTTAACCCAGAAAATGCTTTAGAAAAAACAAATAAAAAGTTTATCAACCGTTTTCAATACTTAGAAAAAGCGGCAAAAAAAGAAGGAAAAAACCTATCTGATATGTCTTTAAATGAGATGGATATATACTGGGAAAGATCAAAAGAATTCTTTAAATAA
- a CDS encoding glycoside hydrolase family 95 protein — protein sequence MNTKKSNFHLLKLLTISFLLFLTACKKTENTEDYNSLKLWYKQPALASAVDSPNGWKDDPEWLKSLPLGNGALGAMVFGDVNKERIQLNEESMWSGSPNNDDNPAAFPAQAEIRKLLFEGKYKEATLLTQQTQVCVGHGSGHGNGAEVPFGCFQTMGDLWIDFNKNSDYEDYNRELDLDDAVVRVSYKQDGVNYKREIFVSEPDQVMVVKLTADTPGKISFKSTMSRPEKFETSANGDQLIMKGALSDGKGGTNLEYLTRLSAVNKNGSIKYEGKNLIVENADEVTLFLTASTDYLLEFPTYKGRDYKNITETNLQKAKKTSYKELLKRHKNEYQKYYKRVDFKITSSALDTIPTDVRLKNVRAKKEDLRMVELLFQYGRYLLISSSRPGTLPANLQGIWANKIQTPWNGDFHTDVNIQMNYWLAESTNLGEMHLPLFDLMETLKDAGKSTAKIHYNADGWVLHPITNAWGFTAPGEESSWGMHLGGGAWLTTHLMEHYYYTLDKKFLEERFPILKTSTQFYLDWLIPDPKTGELISGPSVSPENSFLAPDGSNSKICMAPSHDQQVIWQLFKNYIDASEALGINDELLQKVKKAQQNLAQTQIGSDGRLMEWQEEFKELEPGHRHISHLFALHPGYQIDVVKTPVYAEAARKSLDYRIENGGGHTGWSAAWLINQYARLGDGENANKSLKTVLSKSTSPNLFGLHPPFQMDANFGTSSGIAEMLLQSQSGEIRLLPALPNDWKDGYVKGLSARGGFVVDLSWKVGKLESVRVFSKNGGACILEHNGKQISIETEAGLEYFPLKDGKNFGA from the coding sequence ATGAACACCAAAAAATCAAACTTTCACTTATTAAAATTACTTACAATTAGCTTTTTACTATTCTTAACTGCTTGTAAAAAAACAGAAAATACAGAAGATTACAATTCACTTAAACTTTGGTACAAACAACCAGCACTTGCCAGTGCAGTAGATAGTCCTAATGGATGGAAAGACGACCCAGAATGGCTAAAATCTTTACCTTTAGGAAATGGTGCTTTAGGTGCAATGGTTTTTGGAGATGTTAATAAAGAACGTATTCAATTAAATGAAGAAAGCATGTGGTCTGGAAGCCCAAATAACGATGACAATCCTGCCGCTTTTCCAGCTCAAGCTGAAATAAGAAAACTACTTTTTGAAGGTAAATATAAAGAAGCTACTTTATTAACACAACAAACTCAAGTTTGCGTAGGTCATGGGAGTGGTCATGGAAATGGAGCAGAAGTTCCTTTTGGTTGTTTTCAAACCATGGGAGATTTATGGATCGATTTTAATAAAAATAGCGATTATGAGGATTATAATCGTGAATTAGATTTAGATGATGCTGTAGTTAGAGTAAGTTATAAACAAGATGGTGTAAACTATAAAAGAGAAATTTTTGTTAGTGAACCAGATCAGGTAATGGTTGTAAAATTAACTGCAGATACCCCTGGTAAAATCTCGTTTAAAAGTACAATGTCGAGACCAGAAAAATTTGAAACTTCTGCAAATGGAGACCAATTAATTATGAAAGGAGCTCTTTCTGATGGAAAAGGTGGAACAAATTTAGAGTATTTAACACGTTTATCTGCAGTAAATAAAAATGGTTCTATTAAATACGAAGGCAAAAATTTAATCGTAGAAAACGCAGATGAAGTTACTTTATTTTTAACTGCTTCTACAGATTATCTATTAGAATTCCCTACTTACAAAGGAAGAGATTATAAAAATATTACAGAAACAAATTTACAAAAAGCTAAGAAAACTAGCTACAAAGAGCTTTTAAAAAGACATAAAAACGAATATCAAAAATATTATAAAAGAGTCGATTTTAAAATAACTTCTAGTGCCTTAGACACAATACCTACAGACGTTCGACTTAAAAATGTAAGAGCAAAGAAAGAAGATTTACGTATGGTGGAACTGTTATTCCAATATGGTAGATATTTATTAATTTCTTCTTCGAGGCCTGGAACTTTACCTGCAAATTTACAAGGAATTTGGGCCAATAAAATTCAAACTCCTTGGAATGGAGATTTTCATACAGATGTTAATATTCAGATGAATTATTGGTTGGCAGAAAGCACCAATTTAGGGGAAATGCATTTGCCTTTATTCGATTTAATGGAAACTTTAAAAGACGCAGGAAAAAGTACAGCAAAAATACATTATAATGCAGATGGTTGGGTTTTACACCCAATTACAAATGCCTGGGGTTTTACTGCTCCTGGAGAAGAATCTAGTTGGGGAATGCATTTAGGTGGTGGTGCTTGGTTAACTACACACCTTATGGAACATTATTATTATACTTTAGATAAAAAATTCTTAGAAGAAAGGTTTCCTATTTTAAAAACTTCCACTCAGTTTTATTTAGATTGGTTAATTCCAGACCCTAAAACTGGTGAATTAATCTCTGGACCTTCTGTTTCTCCAGAAAACAGTTTCTTAGCACCAGATGGTAGTAATAGTAAAATTTGTATGGCACCATCTCACGACCAACAAGTTATTTGGCAACTTTTTAAAAATTACATAGATGCTTCTGAAGCTTTGGGTATTAATGACGAATTACTACAAAAAGTAAAAAAAGCACAGCAAAATTTAGCACAAACACAAATTGGTTCAGATGGACGTTTAATGGAATGGCAAGAAGAGTTTAAAGAATTAGAACCTGGCCATAGACATATATCGCATTTATTTGCTTTACATCCAGGTTATCAAATTGATGTTGTTAAAACCCCAGTATATGCAGAAGCTGCTAGAAAATCTTTAGATTATAGAATTGAAAATGGTGGTGGACATACTGGCTGGAGTGCAGCATGGTTAATTAACCAATATGCAAGGTTAGGAGATGGAGAAAACGCAAATAAAAGTTTAAAAACAGTATTATCAAAAAGTACAAGTCCAAATTTATTTGGTTTACACCCTCCTTTTCAGATGGATGCGAATTTCGGAACATCATCTGGAATTGCAGAAATGTTATTACAGAGTCAGTCTGGCGAAATTAGATTATTGCCAGCGTTACCAAATGACTGGAAAGATGGTTATGTAAAAGGATTAAGTGCTAGAGGTGGTTTTGTTGTTGACCTTAGTTGGAAAGTAGGAAAATTAGAAAGTGTACGTGTATTTTCTAAAAATGGAGGTGCTTGTATCTTAGAACATAATGGAAAGCAAATTTCTATAGAAACTGAAGCTGGTTTAGAGTATTTCCCTTTGAAAGATGGAAAAAATTTCGGAGCTTAA
- a CDS encoding alpha-1,3-galactosidase-related protein → MRTLFASFIITLFLMSCNSSSEIKIINVNDFGIQPNTKESITSKINKIIEGLDNEPVTIVFPKGRYDFYPDSTYFKPYFETNTYDINPKRLAIFIQNKKNITIDANHSDFVYHGHIQPFTIDNSENIEIKNLTIDWDQPLTAEAKVLEADSEHLLVEIDTVQFPHKVLKDKVVFSADDWKANWRLSGGSWLIEYDKNHIIPAFTGDHGTVNGKLKEVVYSKVGTNKLLMKGEFTKTPAVGNYLIMRHSDRDHAGIFLFHSKNLKLENIDVYHTSGLGILSQYCENITMKKVNMIPNPKKNRYLSGHDDGLHFMGCKGDIIVDNCDAQGLMDDAINIHGTYVPVLERVNDTVLKCSYAHDMSLGLIWAKENDKVSFVNKKNMISLGTSVVKSFTQIDEKTFTVEFKNKIPEELSKDFSLENMSWTPTATITNCFIGSNRARGYLISTPKKVVIENNIFETSGSAILIAGDANYWYESGAVTDITIRNNEFKYPCNSSAYQFCKAIISIYPEIPEADANQPYHNNITIENNSFNPSDYPILFAKSVDGLQFNNNKITRSYAYTPWHSQKQNFFLDACKNVEISGNTVDKNLLGKNIILKNMSSKELDLKNKEFSLELFKEVKNNLK, encoded by the coding sequence ATGAGAACGCTTTTTGCATCTTTTATAATTACCCTTTTTCTGATGAGTTGCAACTCTTCATCAGAAATTAAAATAATTAATGTGAATGATTTTGGAATTCAACCAAACACAAAAGAAAGCATTACTTCAAAAATTAATAAAATTATTGAAGGTTTAGATAACGAACCTGTAACCATTGTTTTCCCAAAAGGAAGATATGATTTTTACCCAGATTCAACGTATTTTAAACCTTATTTTGAAACAAACACGTATGATATCAATCCAAAAAGATTGGCAATATTTATTCAGAATAAAAAGAATATAACGATTGATGCTAATCATTCGGATTTTGTTTATCATGGACATATACAGCCTTTTACTATTGATAATTCAGAAAATATAGAAATCAAAAATTTAACCATTGACTGGGATCAACCTTTAACTGCAGAAGCAAAAGTTTTAGAAGCAGATTCCGAACATCTTTTAGTAGAAATTGATACAGTTCAATTCCCTCATAAAGTCTTAAAAGATAAAGTTGTTTTTAGTGCGGACGATTGGAAAGCAAATTGGAGATTGTCTGGAGGTTCTTGGTTAATAGAATATGATAAAAACCATATTATACCTGCGTTTACTGGAGATCATGGAACTGTAAATGGAAAATTAAAAGAGGTTGTATATTCTAAAGTTGGTACAAATAAATTGTTAATGAAAGGGGAATTTACAAAAACACCTGCTGTTGGTAATTATTTAATAATGAGACATAGTGATCGCGATCACGCAGGAATTTTCTTATTTCATAGTAAAAATTTAAAGTTAGAAAATATTGATGTGTACCATACTTCTGGCTTAGGAATTCTTTCTCAGTATTGCGAAAATATTACCATGAAAAAGGTTAATATGATTCCGAATCCAAAGAAAAACAGATATTTAAGTGGACATGATGATGGTTTGCACTTTATGGGTTGTAAAGGAGATATTATTGTGGATAATTGTGATGCGCAAGGTTTAATGGACGATGCAATAAACATTCATGGAACTTATGTACCCGTTTTAGAAAGAGTAAATGACACCGTTTTAAAATGTAGTTATGCACATGATATGAGTTTAGGTTTAATTTGGGCAAAAGAAAATGATAAAGTGAGTTTCGTGAATAAGAAAAACATGATTTCATTAGGAACAAGCGTTGTAAAAAGTTTTACTCAAATTGATGAAAAAACATTTACGGTTGAGTTTAAAAATAAAATCCCAGAAGAGCTATCGAAAGATTTTTCTCTGGAAAACATGAGCTGGACACCAACTGCGACTATTACAAATTGTTTTATTGGAAGCAACAGAGCCAGAGGTTATTTAATTTCGACACCTAAAAAAGTGGTGATTGAGAACAACATTTTTGAAACTAGTGGTTCTGCGATTCTTATTGCTGGTGATGCAAATTATTGGTACGAAAGTGGTGCTGTAACAGATATTACCATTCGAAATAACGAATTTAAATACCCTTGTAATTCTTCTGCTTATCAGTTTTGCAAGGCAATTATTAGTATTTACCCAGAAATTCCTGAGGCAGATGCGAACCAACCTTATCATAATAATATTACCATTGAAAATAACAGTTTTAATCCTTCAGATTATCCTATTTTATTTGCAAAATCTGTAGATGGCTTACAATTTAACAACAACAAAATCACAAGAAGTTATGCCTATACACCTTGGCATTCTCAAAAACAAAACTTCTTTTTAGATGCTTGTAAAAATGTAGAAATAAGTGGTAATACTGTTGATAAAAACCTATTAGGAAAAAACATCATATTAAAAAACATGTCTAGCAAAGAACTAGATTTAAAAAATAAAGAATTTAGTTTAGAGCTGTTTAAAGAAGTGAAAAATAATTTAAAATAG
- a CDS encoding class I SAM-dependent methyltransferase — MNNSNKNKKLKKPWPTKNAMEQVYEMKLWGDNNTDFYSGDGSHNSAILAPYITVVKSFLKSFEKKLIICDLGCGDFNVGKELVQFSKKYFAIDIVENLIHRNKVKFNAENLEFHCLDISKDKLPSGDCIILRQVLQHLSNGEVSRILTKFSNFKYIILTEHLPNADFIPNKDIISGQGIRLKKQSGLNILMPPFNLKVKEEEQLLSTVLKDSKGVIVTTLYQLF, encoded by the coding sequence ATGAATAATAGTAATAAAAATAAAAAATTAAAGAAACCTTGGCCTACTAAAAATGCGATGGAACAAGTTTATGAAATGAAACTTTGGGGCGATAATAATACCGATTTTTATTCTGGAGATGGTTCTCATAATTCTGCAATTTTAGCTCCATATATTACTGTTGTAAAATCGTTTTTAAAATCATTTGAAAAAAAACTTATTATTTGCGACTTAGGTTGTGGCGATTTTAATGTTGGTAAAGAATTGGTGCAATTTTCTAAAAAATATTTTGCGATAGATATTGTTGAAAACTTAATCCATCGAAATAAAGTAAAATTTAATGCAGAAAACTTAGAATTCCATTGTTTAGATATCTCAAAAGATAAATTACCTTCTGGAGACTGTATAATATTGAGACAAGTTTTACAACATTTATCTAATGGAGAAGTCTCAAGAATACTAACAAAATTTTCTAATTTTAAATACATTATTTTAACAGAGCATTTACCAAATGCCGATTTTATTCCTAATAAAGATATTATTTCTGGACAAGGAATTCGATTGAAAAAACAAAGTGGTTTAAACATTTTAATGCCACCTTTTAATTTAAAAGTGAAAGAAGAAGAGCAATTACTATCAACAGTTTTAAAAGATTCGAAAGGTGTAATTGTAACCACTCTTTATCAACTATTTTAA
- a CDS encoding glycoside hydrolase family 95 protein — translation MYDQPAGDDWMKALPFGNGRLGGMVFGGVENERIMLNESSIWSGWYREDNDRKGTYKSLEKLRGILREGKTDGVNELMMDSIFTDKGYGRPDFGQYQSFCDVLINLDNHKGELKNYQRDIDMSKGTAVVTYEIDNIKYRREYFSSYPDQVIVMKLSTDSDAGLSGSIGLSSLHKKSNVKANENKLIFNGEVDTKSKENKGLEFEAQLITIPNGGSIKSKNEKLWIENSKSVTIIVAGATNYQMTYPNYYGTSASIKNNKTLKAIAGKDFKELKERHFKDFSNLFSRVDLDLGQDTTYLNMPINKRLVKYRKNKEDRHLETLLFQYGRYLLISSSRPGGLPANLQGLWNNSNTPPWNSDYHLNINLEMNYWPAEVTNLSECSLPLIEWTDDLRKAGEKTAKTHFNTEGWVTTHTSNVWGFSAMGPARGIHMFEPQSAAWISLNIYEHFAFTNDVEFLKEKGWPILKGAAQFWLENLQEYPGGILVSSPTYSPEHGPLTKGAYYDQQVIWELFTDIINVREHLPEEKEFINKVTEARDRLWPLKIGKFGQLAEWMDNEIIEEDSSLATYVPNNKHRHLSHLVGLYPGSQITVEETPELAEAAKTSLNYRGDSGTGWSKAWKINCWARLNDGDRAWKMASEHLAKNMYDNLLDICPPFQIDGNFGYTSGIAEMLIQSHNGTIKLLPALPKAWNKGSVKGLKARGGFVCDITWNNGTITEAVIRSEKGGKIPVVYGTEKFVVDVEAGGEYTYQSK, via the coding sequence TTGTACGACCAACCAGCAGGAGACGACTGGATGAAAGCACTTCCTTTTGGAAATGGAAGATTAGGAGGAATGGTTTTTGGAGGAGTCGAAAATGAAAGAATAATGTTGAATGAAAGTAGTATTTGGAGCGGTTGGTACAGAGAAGATAATGACAGAAAAGGCACGTACAAATCTTTAGAAAAATTAAGAGGAATTCTAAGAGAAGGAAAAACTGATGGAGTTAATGAATTAATGATGGACAGTATTTTTACAGATAAAGGATATGGAAGGCCAGATTTTGGACAATATCAATCGTTTTGTGATGTATTAATTAATTTAGACAATCATAAAGGTGAATTAAAAAATTACCAACGAGATATAGATATGTCTAAAGGAACAGCAGTTGTAACTTATGAAATCGATAATATAAAATATCGTAGAGAATATTTTTCGAGCTATCCAGATCAAGTAATTGTTATGAAACTATCAACAGATAGTGATGCTGGTTTAAGTGGTTCAATTGGGCTAAGTTCTTTGCATAAAAAAAGCAATGTAAAAGCAAATGAAAACAAATTAATTTTTAATGGTGAAGTAGACACGAAAAGTAAAGAAAATAAAGGTTTAGAATTTGAGGCACAATTAATTACAATACCTAATGGCGGTTCTATTAAAAGTAAAAATGAAAAATTATGGATAGAAAATTCTAAATCAGTTACTATAATTGTTGCTGGTGCTACCAATTACCAAATGACGTATCCTAATTATTATGGTACTTCTGCATCAATAAAAAATAATAAAACTTTAAAAGCAATTGCTGGCAAAGATTTTAAAGAATTAAAAGAGAGACATTTTAAAGATTTTTCGAACCTATTTTCTAGAGTAGATTTAGATTTAGGACAAGATACTACTTACTTAAATATGCCAATAAATAAGCGTTTGGTTAAATATAGAAAAAATAAAGAAGACAGACATTTAGAAACTTTATTATTCCAATATGGTCGTTACTTATTAATAAGTTCTTCACGACCTGGAGGTTTACCTGCAAATTTGCAAGGTTTATGGAACAATTCTAATACACCACCTTGGAATAGCGATTATCATTTGAATATTAATTTAGAAATGAATTATTGGCCAGCAGAAGTTACTAATTTATCTGAATGTAGTTTACCACTAATCGAATGGACAGACGATTTAAGAAAAGCAGGTGAAAAAACAGCAAAAACCCATTTTAATACAGAAGGTTGGGTAACAACACATACTTCTAATGTTTGGGGTTTTTCTGCTATGGGTCCTGCAAGAGGTATACATATGTTTGAGCCACAAAGTGCAGCTTGGATTTCTTTAAATATTTACGAACACTTCGCATTTACCAACGATGTAGAATTTTTAAAAGAAAAAGGATGGCCTATTTTAAAAGGTGCTGCTCAATTTTGGTTGGAAAATCTACAAGAATATCCAGGTGGAATATTAGTTTCTTCACCAACTTATTCTCCAGAACATGGCCCACTTACAAAAGGTGCTTATTACGACCAACAAGTAATTTGGGAATTATTTACAGATATTATAAATGTTCGTGAGCATCTACCTGAAGAAAAAGAGTTTATAAATAAAGTTACGGAAGCTAGAGACAGACTTTGGCCACTTAAAATTGGTAAATTCGGTCAATTAGCAGAATGGATGGATAACGAAATTATTGAAGAAGATAGCTCCTTAGCAACGTATGTTCCTAATAACAAGCACCGTCATTTATCTCATTTAGTTGGTTTGTACCCAGGATCGCAAATTACAGTTGAAGAAACTCCTGAATTGGCAGAAGCAGCAAAAACCTCTCTAAATTATAGAGGAGACAGTGGAACTGGTTGGAGCAAAGCTTGGAAAATAAATTGTTGGGCAAGATTAAATGATGGAGATCGTGCTTGGAAAATGGCAAGTGAACATTTGGCTAAAAACATGTATGACAATCTTTTAGACATTTGCCCTCCTTTTCAAATTGATGGAAATTTCGGGTACACATCTGGGATTGCAGAAATGTTAATACAATCGCATAATGGAACCATTAAATTATTACCTGCTTTGCCAAAAGCATGGAATAAAGGAAGTGTAAAAGGGTTAAAAGCTAGAGGTGGATTTGTATGTGATATCACTTGGAATAATGGAACAATTACAGAAGCTGTTATTAGATCTGAAAAAGGTGGTAAAATTCCTGTTGTTTATGGAACAGAAAAATTTGTTGTGGATGTAGAAGCTGGTGGAGAATATACTTATCAAAGCAAATAA
- a CDS encoding TlpA family protein disulfide reductase, with protein sequence MDKKSFWKGFAVGGVLLIATLTILYFKVFVQPDVSLQQVEVEKLDGTKTELAQYLGKPLVVNYWATWCRPCIKEFPYFEKVKQELGDDVNFIMISDESLEKINNFKTNNPYTFNFLRSKKSLGDYDIILRPTTYFYDAKGNLITKHTASLDVAKIKELIGKIK encoded by the coding sequence ATGGATAAAAAATCATTTTGGAAAGGTTTCGCTGTTGGTGGAGTCTTATTAATAGCAACACTTACAATTTTATATTTTAAAGTATTTGTACAGCCAGATGTTTCTTTACAACAAGTTGAAGTAGAAAAATTAGATGGAACAAAAACTGAACTAGCACAATATTTAGGAAAACCTTTAGTCGTAAATTATTGGGCAACTTGGTGCCGACCTTGTATTAAAGAATTTCCTTATTTCGAAAAAGTAAAGCAAGAATTAGGAGATGACGTAAATTTTATAATGATTTCAGATGAATCTTTGGAAAAAATAAATAATTTTAAAACGAATAATCCTTATACTTTTAATTTTCTAAGAAGTAAAAAAAGCTTGGGAGATTACGATATTATATTACGACCAACCACTTATTTTTACGATGCAAAAGGCAATTTAATTACAAAACATACTGCAAGTTTAGATGTTGCCAAGATTAAGGAATTAATAGGGAAGATTAAGTAA
- a CDS encoding AraC family transcriptional regulator: MKNEIENITFSRFVKQKIPFDFVTIQELYETISGSKFDLSKPHRIEFHALIIILEGESKHFVDFKEEVLSSGTILPIAKGQIHSFNKEVNVKGYVIGFEESFITQNINEKNLFHFLQIYNTSNIQIAKKSIDTLKPILQLIGNLHKDIDNNLKSEIIHSTFMTLLFQIKRLACNEHVFFDSERLKNFYLFKELIIKHYSEIHNAKDYAKRLNVSYNYLNEISKEITNKTAKGFIDSWLLLEIKRNILEKKYTSQEISFKMGFKEPSNFIRFFKKHTQLTPLQFQDKL, encoded by the coding sequence ATGAAAAATGAAATTGAAAATATAACTTTTTCGCGTTTTGTAAAACAAAAAATTCCTTTTGATTTTGTTACAATACAAGAATTATATGAAACAATTTCAGGAAGTAAATTTGATTTATCTAAACCTCATAGAATTGAATTTCATGCTCTAATAATAATTTTAGAAGGAGAAAGCAAACACTTTGTAGATTTTAAAGAAGAAGTTTTATCTTCTGGAACAATTTTACCAATAGCAAAAGGGCAAATTCATTCGTTTAATAAAGAAGTAAACGTAAAAGGTTACGTAATTGGATTTGAAGAAAGTTTTATTACGCAGAATATTAATGAAAAAAACTTATTCCATTTTTTACAAATTTATAATACTTCAAATATTCAAATAGCAAAAAAAAGTATTGATACTTTAAAACCTATTTTACAATTAATAGGAAACTTACATAAAGATATAGACAATAATTTAAAGTCAGAAATTATTCATTCTACTTTTATGACTTTACTCTTTCAAATCAAAAGATTGGCATGTAATGAACATGTTTTTTTTGATAGTGAAAGATTAAAAAATTTCTATCTATTTAAAGAATTAATTATTAAACACTATAGTGAAATACATAATGCAAAAGATTATGCGAAAAGATTAAATGTATCCTACAATTATCTAAATGAAATAAGTAAAGAGATTACAAATAAAACAGCTAAAGGTTTTATTGACAGCTGGTTATTGTTAGAAATAAAACGAAATATTTTAGAAAAAAAATACACTTCTCAAGAAATTTCTTTTAAAATGGGATTTAAAGAACCATCTAACTTTATTCGATTTTTTAAAAAACACACTCAACTAACCCCACTTCAATTTCAAGATAAACTTTAA